GCAGTCCTGCTTTCGCCGCCGACTACCGCAGTATCGAAATGAAGTCGAGAATGAAGTCATTGGGGAAGGGCAGCAAATGACACGCGTGAAGTGGACGTTTCGGGACCGACTGACCGGCTGGGCTTTCCAGCGGTTTTCAGTATACGTAGCGCCATTTGTGATTGTGCTTGGCAGCGTCGCGGTCATGCTTTGGGCGCCGCGTCAGTTCGATACAACGGGAACAGTCACGCTCAGCTTTCCTGTGATTGCGGATCCGTCGGCAACACTGTCACCCGCCGCCGCCATCGCCCGCCTGCGCGATACCGCGCCCACCACACGTTTCAGCACCCATCTCGCGGAAACGCCATTCTGGTTCCTGCTCACGGCGCCTGCCCTGGCGACCGACGGCGCCACGTTCATCGACCTGCCGTCGCGGCACGCCGAGACGTTATCCTGCTGGCGGACAGCTCCCGACCTTTCGCTGCTCGGCGCGGGCGACCGCCACGGCACGAGCGGCGAGATGCGCTTTAACAAGGCCGGCTTTACGCTCGGCCTCGACGAGCATGTCTCCCATTCGCAAATCCTGTGCCGGGGCACCTTTTCCGGGCCCGCGTATATCACGGCCTCCGCATCGGCGCGTGACAAGCTCGAAGTAACAACCCTCGATTTCCACGAGAGCGCGTCGCTGATCACCGGCGGCCTGCTGACGCTGGCGATTTTCGTGTTCGTTACCGCAATCATCAATCGCGAATGGACTTACGTGATTTTTGCCGCATGGCTGGTCGGCAACCTTCGCTTGAGCGCCAACGCAATGGGCTTCGATACCGAATGGATGGGCTGGCTCATCCCACCCGACCATATCGCGCTCTTACGAGAATTCACGTTCGCCGCCTATTACGTGCTGACCACGACGCTCTTCGTAGAACTGTTTCGCCGCGAGCTGAAAGCCATCGGCCTGCGCTGGAGCTTGCACGCCGTCCGGTATGGCGGCGTCGTGCTGATGGTCGCCGCCTTCACGCTGAACTACGCGCACTTCATTCCGGTGCTGTGGGTAAGCGCCAGTTTCTGCATACTGGTGCTGACCTATTTCCTCGTGCAGTTGTTCATCAAGGCGCGCTCGCGCACGGTGCTCTGGTATGTCGCTTCGATGGCAATCGTGCTGCTCGCAACGTTGTCGCAAGTGCTCGCCGCCGCTTTCGGCGTGAAAGCATTGGCAAGCGCGTTCACCCCCGTAGTGACAGCGCTGTCATCGAGCATGCTTTGCGCGTTTGCGATTGCGGAACGCATGCGCGAAGAGCGCGAACGCCGCCGCCAAATGCAGGTCGAACTGCGCAACACGTACGACGTCACGCCGATCGGCCTTTTCACGCTGAACGGGGAAAACTGCTTCGTCCGCGCCAATCCCGCACTGCACTCGATGCTGGGCTTGTCCCCTCAGCACGACGGCATGCATCGCTGGGCCGACTATTTTGCCCCGGGCGCCGAGCGCGTCCTTGGTGAACTCCTCGCGCGCGAGGACTCGGCGTCGATCGAGATTGAGGGCGCAGCCGGCACGGAGACCGACACGCGGCGTTACTCACTGCGGGCGATTCGCGCGAACAGCTTCATCGAAGGCTCGCTCGAGGATGTGACGGACCGCTCGAAAGCAGTGGAGCGGCTGCACTTTTTGGCCGAACACGACCCCCTCACCGGTCTCCTGAACCGTCGCGGCATCGAGCATGCAATCGGCCGGCAATGTGACGAAAGCGGCCCGTGGGCACTTGCGTATCTCGACCTCGACCGCTTCAAGCTGTTCAACGACCTGTTCGGCCACGGAACCGGCGACGAAATATTGCGCCATGTCGCCACGCGCCTCGTCGAGCGCCTTGGCTCGCACATCCCGATTGGGCGCATCGGTGGTGACGAATTCGTGTGCGTACTCGCGAACATGGCCATCGACGATGCCATCGCGCGCTGCCGGGAACTCGTCTCGGCGTTGAACGCCGCGCCATTTCAGGTCGGCACACGAGCGTTTCAGGTCCGGGGATCGATCGGCGTGGTCGAGTGCTCGCAAGGTGAACGGGTACCGGACGCCCTCGCCTTTGCCGACCGCGCGTGTCGCGCCGCCAAGCGCGGCGGCAATGCGCGGCTTGTCGCGCTGCGCAAGGGAGCGCAAGCCTTCGAGGAGCGCGCCGCCGAGATCAATCTGATCGAGGCGCTGGGACAGAGCCGGCTGCCCGAGGGGCTTTTCCTCGTCATGCAACCCATCATGTCGATGCGCGCACCATCAGAAGCCCTTGACTTCGAAGTGCTGCTGCGGCTGCGCGCGCCGGACGGCTCGGTGACGACAGCCGCGAAAGTGATCGCCGCCGCCGAGGACTCCGGCACGATCATTCAGATCGACCGCTGGGTGCTCTCGACGACGCTTGCCTGGCTTAGCGAAAACCGCGCGGCTCTCCCCAACACCAGCTTCGTCTGCGTGAACCTGAGCGGGGGGTCGCTCAACGACGAACTCTTTCTCGACGAGCTATTCACCCTGTTCTCGCGTCACAAGGACGTCATCCATTACCTGTGCATCGAAATCACCGAAAGCGTCGCGCTGCACGATCTCGAGAATACAGAGCGATTCATCGCGCGCGTGCACGACATGGGCGCAAAAATCGCGATCGACGATTTCGGCGCGGGTCAGACATCCTTACGTTATCTGAAGAAGCTGTCGGCCGATGCATTAAAGATCGACGGCGAGTTTGTGCGCACGATGTGTAACCACCCGGCCGACATCGCGATCGTCGAGGCAATCATCGGCCTCGCACGCAATCTCGGCATGCGCAGTATTGCGGAATGGGTGGAAGACCTCGAAACCTTACGCGCGCTGAATGAACTGGGCGTCGACTATGTGCAGGGCTTTGCGATCGCGAAACCGCAAGAGGCCAGCGACATTCTCGCGGCATCTTCCGCCGCCAGCTTCGTGACTAACGCCGAGCTCACGCGCTATCTGGAGGCAGAGCACACTCCGCAAGCCGGCGATGGCCACGAGCGCATGGAGCGCGAAAACGCAGTCTGATGCGGTTGACTGTGCCCCAGCCGCTAGCGCAGCCGCATCGTTCGCCGCTCCGCGTATCGGATCGCGGCCTCGTGCGTTGCTTTCCGGGGAAGTGTTCTCGCGTATTCGATCCGCCTCCATCCACGCTTCGTAAAGTGCTGAGGGCTACGAGTTTGGCAGGCGCGGGCGGGCGTCAAACGAGCGGGTCAAGCAGCCGAACTTGCGATCCTGTCGCTCCAATCCTGGACGAGCACCAGCACGCCGAATACTGCTCGTGTCACGCGATCGTTGTCTAGCCTACCGACGCACTCTCACGTTGCGCATGCCCTCAACTCTTCCACACGCGCGGATAGCCTTGCCTCGCGCTGGCTGGGACGTGTCGCGCCAGGGCTGGGTGGACTCGTCGGCATCGTCGCCATATGGTGGCTGGCGGTTGATCTTCTCGCCGGACCCGGCACGCTGGCCGCGCAGTTTTCTCCGGCGCGCGCAGTGGCAACGCTGCCGTCACTCTTCACCGACGATCGCCTCGCCGTCCACATTGCCACCAGCCTGCGGCGCATCGCCATCGGTCTCCTCTTGTCAGGAGCGGCGCGAATGTCACGCAAAACGGACGGTTTGAAACTCACTATGCTGAAGACGGTCAAGCGGCAGGATCAGGGTCGATCTGGTCTTTCATCCGATAGCTTTTGCCTTCGATGACGACAGTCTCGGCGTGATGAAGGATGCGATCGAGCAACGCGGAGGTGAGCGTGGTGTCGTGGTTGAAGATCTCAGCCCAGTGTTTAAAGGCACGATTGGAGTTGATGATGGTTGCGCTCTTTTCATATCGTTGACTGATGATCTGGAACAGCGCGTCGGCACCCTGTTTATCGATGGGTAAATATCCCAGTTCATCGACAATAAGCAGGCGCGGTTTGACGTAGCGGCGCAATTCGCGTTTGAGGCCGCCATGCGCATAGGCGGCGTTCACCGAGTTAATGATATCCACCGCGTTAGCGAAGAGCACCGGGTAGCCGCGCAGGCACGCGGTATGTCCGAGCGCAATACTCAGGTGACTCTTGCCGAGCCCGACGCCGCCGAGGAAGATCACGTTAGCCGACTCTTCGATGAAGTTCAGCCGGAACAGGTTCTGGATCTGCAGCCGGTTGATGTGGGTGGGCCAGCTCCATTCGAACTGGTCGAGCGTCTTGAGTATCGGGAAACGGGCCAGGGCGATGCGCCGGGCGATACTACGATCCTCGCGACGATGCGCTTCGCCCTCGATCAGGTGGGCCAGATAGTCGACATGCGACCAGTGCTGCGCGCCCGCGTCGCCAGCCAGTGCCTCGTAATGTTGCAGCACGTAGCTCAGGTGTAGTTCCGTGAGTTGTGCAGGCAACGTATCGATGGCGGGTTTGCGCTGGTGCATGGTGGTGTGTTCAGCTTTCGTCATGGGGCTCCTCCGGTCCGTAGTGCGAGAGATCCGGTTGCGCGAGTTCGATGTCCAGCAGATCCTGATGGCGGACCAGGTGCAGCGCGCCGACTTCGGGAATCTGCCGGGCTTTCATCTCCAGAATGTTGGCGATGTACTCGCAACTGAAGGCGTGAAACGCAAGCCCATCACGCATGGCACGCCCGACCGCCTCGACGCCGTAGATCTCGCTTAATGCGATGATCTTTCGCACGTGCTGTCGCGCATTGGTACGTCGTTGATCGAGTCCGTCGTAATAGGCCTGGGCATGCGGGCCCAGTTTCAGGAACTGCATCATCAGCCGCTGTTCCCGGGCATTGCGGCGTTGTGCGAGCAGTGCCTTGGGATGTTCGGGATCCTCAATATCCTGATGGCGATCGTAGCTTCGCACATGTCGGGCGATCAGCTGGTTGTCGTGGTAGATGCAGACCCGCTCGGGATATGCCTTGAGCGTCACACGCGCACTCGCATACCGGGCCGGCACGGAATAATGGTTGGTGTCCAGCGCCACGCGAAACTGCTTGCTGGCACGCACCGTCACAATGCGTGCGACATCGTAGGCTGATGGATTCAGCGGTTTCAGATGCGCCTGCTCGGCTGCAAACAGATCGACGGGGCGCTGGTGCGTCTCACCGTGTATACGCACATTGGCGATGGTCTCGAGCCAGAGCTGGGCCGCGGGGTTGATCGCGCTGAACCCGGCGAGCTCAAGCCCGTTGAGGAGATTTTTCTTGACGTAACCTACACCATTTTCGACCCGTCCTTTTTCGTTGCCTTTTCCTACATTGCAGGCCACGATGTCGAATCCCCAGTGACGCGCCGCATCCAGATAGCGCGGATTGAACACCGGCGCCTCGCCCACCAGGCGCTGCAGTACCGCTGACTTCAGATTGTCCACCATCACCCTGGCCGGGCAACCATGGAAGGCTGCGAACGCGTGCTCATGGCATGCGAGGAAGTGCTCCATCGTCTGCGACACGGTGAATTCGACATACATCAGGCGGCTATAGCACAGCACCATGACGAAGAACGACAGTCGCCGGCGCGTCGAGCCCACATCAATCGTGCCGTATTCGCCCCAATCAATCTGGGCACACTCCCCGGGAGTGAAGGCAAGTTTCAGGAACGCCTCGTGTCGCGGTGGGCGGATTGCGCTCACATAGTCGCGCACAATCGTGTAGCCGCCTTCGAAGCCCGCTTCGCGCAGGCGCTGGAAGACCTGCTGAACGCTATACGGATGCGCATCGAGCCAGCGAACCACCTGCGCCTTGAACGGATCGAGCCGGCTCGCGCGCCGTGGCGAGCGGCGCGGCTGATACGCGCCCGCCCTGATCCATTTCGCCACCGTTTGCGCATGCAGCCCGAGCGCGCGCGCCGTCTGCGTGATCGTCAGATGCTGCCGGTCATGGCAGTCGCGGATCCTGCAGTACGTCTCGTAATCAAGCATGGCGTTTGCCCAGCGCCGCGTGCAGCCGCTCCAGATGGGTCGCCACGTCGGCTTGAGCAGGCGCGGGCGGCGCCGACTCCGGCGGCGGTGTATCGAGCGCCAGCACCTGATACAGCGGCCTTTGCCAGGCGATCAGGCCGATACGCACCAGATCGCTGCGCGCCATCGACAGGCGCGCCGGGGCCATCGACAGCCGCTGCGCAAGCGACGTGTCCGCGTAGTAGCTCAGGCCCTGGGCATCAGCAACGGTGACCAGAAACAGGTACAGCGCGGCAGCACAGGCGTCACAGCGCTCGATATACCGCTCGCGCACCAGCCGGTGATCGATCCAGCTGAACTGCGCCGGAACCTGCCGGATCCGCTCAGGGCAGATGACCCGCTTGATCACCATGCTCGCGTCTCCCGCTCAGAATGTCCTGTCCCAGTTGTAGCAGGCGCCGGGTGCTCAGCGCGATGTCTTCTTGTAACGCACTGTCAGTCAGATGGGCGATCAACCCAATCAGCACGGCGGGTTGCGCCGACAGGACATCTTGTAACGCATCGCCCGTTAAGAATGGCGATTCCTCTTTTGTTTCAATGGCTTGCACGCAGGAGTCATCTTGTAACGCACCGCCCTCCCGCACACCTGAACGCCGCCAGTATCCTGGATGCTGTTCGCGCCAGCGCTGCACCCGCGCGACGTTTTGCGGGCCGCGGAAGTAGTCCTGATTCTCAGATTGGGAAAGCCACTGGCGCTGACTGGCCGCCTTGCTCGCCTGACGGCACGCGAGGGCGCTGCAATACCGCTGGTGTCTGACGTTGCGCGGGTCCGGGCGGAACAACGCTCCGCAACCGGAACACTGCCGTTGTCGTTGGCGTTTCATGATCGGCCCCCTTGCGCCGATCATGCGCCACCACCCGCGAGCAACCTTAACCGGTTGATCCCGACAAACGGGACCAATAAAGGAAGAAAACGCCTAGGATGAACGAAGAAAATGCGCAAGAAGAGTCACGTCCTTGATAAATAGACGAACCCGAAGAAAACCAGCGAAGAGGTGGATTTCAGACCGACAGATTTAAACGACTTTCAGAACGCCAATGACACCGATCGACAGGCGCTGGTTGCAGCTCGGCGAAAGTCTCGCCGCTACGCGCCGCGAAATGCTCTGGCACGTGTACGTTCCCGGCATCGCTGCGCATGTGCTGACCGGCGTGCGGCTCGCCATCGGCATCTTGTGGATCGTACTGGTGCCGGCGGAGATGCTGGGTGTGAGCTCAGGCCTTGGCTATCTGATTCTCGATACTCGCGACCGTCTCGCGTATTCAGAGTTGACGGCGGTCATTCTGGTGATCGGTGCGCTTGGGTTTCTTCTCGACTTCGCGGCACGTCTTGCTTACCGGCATTTCGGCTCGGGCCGCGTCGAGCAGGAACGATAGCGCGGCCGTTTTTATATCACCTCCGCTGTCTGCTGCCGCAAATCCGCTGCCGCGTACGCGCGAGGCCAGTCCAACTCACAAGGCGCCATGTCGCGGCGGCAGCTTGCCGTTGAGATAAAAGTTGCCCACGGCGTGATACCTCCAGCGCACCGGGTCGTGCAGCGTGTGAGTGCGCGCGTTGCG
Above is a genomic segment from Paraburkholderia aromaticivorans containing:
- a CDS encoding EAL domain-containing protein translates to MTRVKWTFRDRLTGWAFQRFSVYVAPFVIVLGSVAVMLWAPRQFDTTGTVTLSFPVIADPSATLSPAAAIARLRDTAPTTRFSTHLAETPFWFLLTAPALATDGATFIDLPSRHAETLSCWRTAPDLSLLGAGDRHGTSGEMRFNKAGFTLGLDEHVSHSQILCRGTFSGPAYITASASARDKLEVTTLDFHESASLITGGLLTLAIFVFVTAIINREWTYVIFAAWLVGNLRLSANAMGFDTEWMGWLIPPDHIALLREFTFAAYYVLTTTLFVELFRRELKAIGLRWSLHAVRYGGVVLMVAAFTLNYAHFIPVLWVSASFCILVLTYFLVQLFIKARSRTVLWYVASMAIVLLATLSQVLAAAFGVKALASAFTPVVTALSSSMLCAFAIAERMREERERRRQMQVELRNTYDVTPIGLFTLNGENCFVRANPALHSMLGLSPQHDGMHRWADYFAPGAERVLGELLAREDSASIEIEGAAGTETDTRRYSLRAIRANSFIEGSLEDVTDRSKAVERLHFLAEHDPLTGLLNRRGIEHAIGRQCDESGPWALAYLDLDRFKLFNDLFGHGTGDEILRHVATRLVERLGSHIPIGRIGGDEFVCVLANMAIDDAIARCRELVSALNAAPFQVGTRAFQVRGSIGVVECSQGERVPDALAFADRACRAAKRGGNARLVALRKGAQAFEERAAEINLIEALGQSRLPEGLFLVMQPIMSMRAPSEALDFEVLLRLRAPDGSVTTAAKVIAAAEDSGTIIQIDRWVLSTTLAWLSENRAALPNTSFVCVNLSGGSLNDELFLDELFTLFSRHKDVIHYLCIEITESVALHDLENTERFIARVHDMGAKIAIDDFGAGQTSLRYLKKLSADALKIDGEFVRTMCNHPADIAIVEAIIGLARNLGMRSIAEWVEDLETLRALNELGVDYVQGFAIAKPQEASDILAASSAASFVTNAELTRYLEAEHTPQAGDGHERMERENAV
- the istB gene encoding IS21-like element helper ATPase IstB, producing MTKAEHTTMHQRKPAIDTLPAQLTELHLSYVLQHYEALAGDAGAQHWSHVDYLAHLIEGEAHRREDRSIARRIALARFPILKTLDQFEWSWPTHINRLQIQNLFRLNFIEESANVIFLGGVGLGKSHLSIALGHTACLRGYPVLFANAVDIINSVNAAYAHGGLKRELRRYVKPRLLIVDELGYLPIDKQGADALFQIISQRYEKSATIINSNRAFKHWAEIFNHDTTLTSALLDRILHHAETVVIEGKSYRMKDQIDPDPAA
- the istA gene encoding IS21 family transposase is translated as MLDYETYCRIRDCHDRQHLTITQTARALGLHAQTVAKWIRAGAYQPRRSPRRASRLDPFKAQVVRWLDAHPYSVQQVFQRLREAGFEGGYTIVRDYVSAIRPPRHEAFLKLAFTPGECAQIDWGEYGTIDVGSTRRRLSFFVMVLCYSRLMYVEFTVSQTMEHFLACHEHAFAAFHGCPARVMVDNLKSAVLQRLVGEAPVFNPRYLDAARHWGFDIVACNVGKGNEKGRVENGVGYVKKNLLNGLELAGFSAINPAAQLWLETIANVRIHGETHQRPVDLFAAEQAHLKPLNPSAYDVARIVTVRASKQFRVALDTNHYSVPARYASARVTLKAYPERVCIYHDNQLIARHVRSYDRHQDIEDPEHPKALLAQRRNAREQRLMMQFLKLGPHAQAYYDGLDQRRTNARQHVRKIIALSEIYGVEAVGRAMRDGLAFHAFSCEYIANILEMKARQIPEVGALHLVRHQDLLDIELAQPDLSHYGPEEPHDES